Proteins co-encoded in one Brassica oleracea var. oleracea cultivar TO1000 chromosome C4, BOL, whole genome shotgun sequence genomic window:
- the LOC106340982 gene encoding auxin-responsive protein IAA20 has product MGRGRSSSSSSSIESTSKSNPYGGSSNTRNLSTDLRLGLSFGASSGTQYFNGGYGYSVVDPAADYTVAVAEEEEEENECNSVGSFYVKVNMEGVPIGRKIDLMSLNGYHELIRTLDFMFNASILWADDEEMCGQKSHVLTYADKEGDWMMVGDVPWEMFLSTVRRLKISRAYHY; this is encoded by the exons ATGGGAAGAGGAAGAAGTTCTTCGTCGTCTTCTTCTATAGAGAGTACCAGTAAGAGCAACCCATACGGTGGCTCTTCAAATACTCGAAACCTAAGCACGGACCTAAGGCTCGGACTCAGCTTCGGGGCATCCTCAGGGACGCAATATTTCAACGGTGGTTATGGGTATTCTGTTGTAGATCCGGCGGCAGATTATACGGTTGCGGTGGCGGAGGAGGAGGAAGAAGAGAACGAGTGTAACAGCGTAGGGAGCTTCTACGTGAAAGTGAACATGGAGGGAGTTCCAATTGGGAGAAAGATCGATCTCATGTCTCTTAATGGCTACCATGAGCTAATCAGAACCCTAGATTTCATGTTCAACGCATCCATTCTCT GGGCTGACGATGAAGAGATGTGCGGCCAGAAGAGTCATGTGCTAACATACGCGGACAAGGAAGGTGACTGGATGATGGTTGGTGATGTTCCGTGGGA AATGTTTTTATCGACCGTCAGAAGACTGAAGATTTCAAGAGCTTACCACTACTGA
- the LOC106337216 gene encoding soluble inorganic pyrophosphatase 3, which translates to MSEETYEETMETSQSPRAAPKLNERILSTLSRRSVAAHPWHDLEIGPEAPLVFNVVVEITKGSKVKYELDKKTGLIKVDRILYSSVVYPHNYGFIPRTLCEDNDPLDVLVLMQEPVLPGCFLRARAIGLMPMIDQGEMDDKIIAVCADDPEYKHFTDIKQLAPHRLSEIRRFFEDYKKNEHKEVAVNDFLPSEKAHEAIQYSMDLYAEYILHTLRR; encoded by the exons ATGAGTGAAGAAACATATGAAGAAACGATGGAAACAAGTCAATCTCCTCGTGCTGCTCCAAAACTGAACGAGAGGATCCTCTCAACTTTATCCAGGAGATCTGTAGCTGCGCATCCATGGCACGACCTTGAGATCG GTCCTGAAGCTCCATTAGTCTTCAACGTG GTGGTTGAGATCACAAAGGGAAGCAAAGTGAAATATGAACTTGACAAAAAGACCGGTCTTATCAAG GTTGACCGGATCTTGTACTCATCTGTTGTGTATCCTCACAACTACGGATTCATACCCAGGACATTGTGTGAAGACAATGATCCTCTTGATGTTCTTGTCCTCATGCAG GAACCAGTGCTTCCAGGATGTTTTCTCCGTGCTAGAGCCATTGGATTAATGCCCATGATTGATCAG GGAGAGATGGACGACAAGATCATAGCCGTGTGTGCAGACGATCCAGAGTACAAACATTTCACCGACATCAAACAACTCGCTCCTCACCGTCTCTCAGAGATCCGTCGTTTCTTCGAAGACT ACAAGAAGAACGAGCACAAGGAGGTGGCTGTAAACGATTTCTTGCCATCGGAGAAGGCACATGAAGCAATCCAGTACTCCAT GGATCTATACGCTGAGTATATTCTCCATACCTTGAGGAGATGA
- the LOC106337651 gene encoding glycylpeptide N-tetradecanoyltransferase 1-like: MAAPSYEVNDVIMTLSHYIEMSASERSSLSWGNFLPEKYVGRWIQLQKKDKKGFLIFLVKQYEEPFHRIESYGFKHIHAWVDLTKCNFEQTREQADAQLVPIEDETEEELQWRGGRQPTLLVAPDFTDMRRKQMLQGLRLQKRAWSPTELGLVFLKASNRARRSETSSADSPQRLWSPTELGFSFRFSKAREEDARSSETSSANSPVLANQDEAVHTFWQSQPIEHLSDGPIQTSSLVKKKPEKIGADHEWTTLDLSSDAVLSEVCKLLVEHDYEGDGKFRYANPGDFLRWALRPPGYYQSWHIGIRVKKSLVACLFGVPARIRVRDNEAVKVAAVSYLCVQKDFRSKGLVPIMIKEMNRRINLKDIWQGIFCTDLLVATPVTTIRQWIRMLNPAKVSKFSGEAMSIKDATKLYELPNAPVTPGFRKMVQSDVHAVTELLRGYLLEFQVAAEFREEDVKNWLLPKNNVVDCYVVEDPETHVVTDCCSFYTVSFTVGGRNNVQMKAAYSYYNVATQTPLVQLMRDILIICRQNKFDIFHAKDVMHNEKFFEQLKFEEVGAPYHFYLFNQRLRTGLQPSQLGLTLF; encoded by the exons ATGGCGGCTCCATCGTACGAAGTCAATGATGTCATCATGACTCTTTCACATTATATCGAGATGTCTGCAAGTGAAAGGTCATCTTTAAGCTGGGGGAATTTTTTGCCTGAAAAGTATGTTGGTAGGTGGATCCAACTCCAAAAGAAGGACAAAAAAGGGTTCCTCATTTTTCTCGTGAAACAATATGAAGAACCTTTTCACCGCATTGAAAGCTACGGATTCAAGCATATACATGCATGGGTGGATCTGACTAAATGCAATTTCGAGCAAACGAGGGAGCAAGCGGACGCTCAGCTTGTGCCAATCGAAGATGAGACCGAGGAAGAACTTCAATGGCGAGGAGGAAGACAACCCACTTTGTTGGTCGCTCCGGATTTCACCGACATGAGGCGTAAAC AAATGCTACAAGGCCTGAGGCTGCAAAAGAGAGCGTGGTCTCCAACAGAGCTCGGCCTTGTCTTCTTAAAAGCAAGCAACAGAGCACGTCGCAGTGAGACATCTAGTGCAGATTCTCCACAGAGATTGTGGTCTCCAACAGAGCTCGGTTTTAGCTTCAGGTTTTCAAAAGCAAGGGAAGAAGATGCACGTAGCAGTGAGACATCTAGTGCAAATTCTCCAGTTCTTGCCAATCAAGACGAAGCAGTCCATACATTCTGGCAGAGTCAGCCTATCGAGCATCTCTCTGATGGGCCAATTCAAACTTCATCTCTTGTCAAGAAGAAGCCTGAAAAGATCGGTGCTGACCATGAATGGACAACACTAGATCTGAGTTCGGATGCTGTTTTATCAGAGGTGTGTAAGCTTCTCGTGGAACACGATTATGAAGGTGATGGTAAGTTCAGATATGCTAACCCTGGGGATTTTCTGAGGTGGGCACTGAGACCACCTGGGTATTATCAAAGCTGGCACATTGGAATCCGTGTCAAGAAGAGTCTCGTTGCTTGCCTTTTTGGGGTGCCTGCAAGAATCAGGGTGCGTGATAATGAGGCTGTTAAAGTAGCAGCGGTCAGTTACTTGTGTGTTCAAAAGGACTTCAGGTCTAAGGGACTTGTCCCTATTATGATTAAAGAGATGAATCGAAGGATCAATTTAAAGGATATTTGGCAAGGCATTTTCTGCACTGATTTGCTAGTGGCAACTCCAGTCACCACTATAAGACAATGGATCAGAATGTTGAACCCGGCGAAAGTTTCAAAGTTTTCAGGTGAAGCTATGTCAATAAAAGACGCCACCAAACTCTACGAGCTACCAAATGCACCGGTAACCCCTGGATTTCGAAAAATGGTACAATCTGACGTCCATGCTGTCACAGAGCTGCTCAGGGGATACCTTCTAGAGTTTCAAGTTGCGGCAGAGTTTCGTGAAGAAGATGTCAAGAATTGGCTTCTCCCCAAAAACAATGTTGTAGATTGTTACGTAGTAGAAGACCCTGAAACTCATGTTGTCACCGACTGTTGCAGCTTCTACACTGTCTCTTTTACTGTCGGTGGCAGGAACAACGTCCAAATGAAAGCGGCTTATTCTTACTACAATGTGGCAACACAGACACCGCTTGTCCAGCTGATGAGGGATATCTTAATCATCTGTAGGCAGAATAAATTTGATATCTTCCATGCAAAGGATGTGATGCACAACGAGAAGTTCTTTGAACAACTAAAGTTTGAAGAAGTTGGTGCACCGTATCATTTCTATCTCTTCAACCAGCGCTTAAGGACTGGATTGCAGCCTTCTCAACTAGGCTTGACTCTTTTCTAA
- the LOC106337215 gene encoding B3 domain-containing transcription factor NGA1-like encodes MMTNLSLAREGEAEAKKPIEEVEREHMFDKVVTPSDVGKLNRLVIPKQHAERYFPLDSSSNGKGLLLNFEDLTGKSWRFRYSYWNSSQSYVMTKGWSRFVKDKKLDAGDIVSFQRCVGDSRLFIDWRKRPKVPDYPTSGVHFAAGAMFPRFYSFPTATTSTCYDLYNHQPPRHHHIGYGYPQIPREFGYGYFVRSVDQRAVVADPLVIESVPVMMRGGARVSQEVVGTAGKRLRLFGVDMECGESGVTNSTEEESSSSGGSLPRAGGGGASSSSSLFQLRLGSSCEDDHFSEKGKSSLPFDLDQ; translated from the coding sequence ATGATGACCAACTTGTCTCTCGCAAGAGAAGGAGAAGCAGAAGCAAAGAAGCCCATAGAAGAAGTTGAGAGAGAGCACATGTTCGACAAAGTGGTGACTCCAAGCGACGTAGGGAAACTAAACCGGCTCGTGATCCCAAAGCAACACGCAGAAAGATACTTCCCTCTAGATTCATCCTCAAACGGGAAAGGTTTGCTTTTAAACTTCGAAGATCTAACAGGAAAGTCATGGAGGTTCCGTTACTCTTACTGGAACAGTAGCCAGAGCTATGTCATGACTAAAGGTTGGAGCCGTTTCGTTAAAGACAAGAAGCTTGACGCCGGAGATATTGTCTCTTTCCAGAGATGTGTCGGAGACAGCCGCTTGTTTATCGATTGGAGGAAACGACCTAAAGTCCCTGACTATCCGACATCGGGTGTTCACTTTGCTGCAGGAGCTATGTTCCCTAGGTTTTACAGTTTTCCGACAGCAACTACTTCGACATGTTACGATCTGTACAATCATCAGCCGCCACGTCATCATCACATTGGTTACGGTTATCCACAGATTCCGAGAGAATTTGGATACGGGTATTTCGTTAGGTCAGTGGACCAGAGAGCGGTGGTGGCTGATCCGTTGGTGATCGAATCTGTGCCGGTGATGATGCGCGGAGGAGCTCGAGTTAGTCAGGAGGTTGTTGGAACGGCCGGGAAGAGGCTGAGGCTTTTTGGAGTCGATATGGAATGTGGCGAGAGTGGAGTAACAAACAGTACGGAGGAAGAATCTTCATCTTCCGGTGGGAGTTTGCCGCGTGCAGGAGGTGGCGGTGCTTCTTCATCTTCCTCTTTGTTTCAGCTGAGACTTGGGAGCAGCTGTGAAGATGATCACTTCTCTGAGAAAGGAAAGTCTTCATTGCCTTTTGATTTGGATCAATAA
- the LOC106341117 gene encoding FBD-associated F-box protein At3g49020-like, producing the protein MEHKSKTCGENLRNQDVLNEDRISDLPEGLLMQILSSLATKNVIATSVLSKRWRSLWKKVPSIKFDSWYHKTEPHRFSEIVYKSLLSYNSPVLDSFYLVDICVSEVSDDITIWIGIAFARHVRKLVLKLLLDEKYYGNLIRFPSVFCNCNNTLDTLEISKLFLLDFPSRVGLKSLKKLHLSYANFRDDESVCNLLCGCPSLEDLVVQRRGSYDGVITFTIAVPSLQRLTIVDTFRGTCRGGYAINAPSLKYLNIKGVGLLSFSLFRTQRTESYGFCLIENAPELVEAKITGFTDINLHNENIFVSLTSAKRLSFDFSPFKIKCPTGITFYQLVSLELNTRKSEWSILLARMLDSSPKLQILKFVNNVYLYHDNKVSTFPLAGEWEQRPKCVPECLLFHLETLVWTGYIWDRKDDREVATYILKNARHLKKATFYTEPIQLEYFQTLEEKHEMLNELASVVRASSSCHLVFESSN; encoded by the exons ATGGAACATAAAAG CAAAACCTGTGGTGAAAATCTGAGAAATCAAGATGTCCTGAATGAGGACAGGATCAGTGACTTGCCTGAAGGTTTGCTTATGCAGATATTATCTTCACTTGCAACAAAAAATGTCATAGCGACGAGTGTTTTGTCTAAAAGGTGGAGATCTCTTTGGAAGAAAGTGCCAAGCATCAAGTTTGATTCTTGGTATCACAAAACTGAACCCCATAGGTTTTCAGAGATTGTTTACAAGTCTTTGCTTTCATATAACTCTCCGGTTCTAGATAGTTTTTATTTGGTAGATATATGCGTATCTGAAGTTTCAGATGATATCACAATATGGATTGGAATTGCATTTGCACGCCATGTGCGTAAATTAGTACTGAAGCTGCTTTTAGATGAAAAGTATTACGGCAACTTGATTAGATTTCCGAGTGTTTTCTGTAACTGTAATAACACACTCGATACCTTGGAAATAAGTAAGTTATTTCTTTTAGACTTTCCTTCTCGGGTCGGTTTGAAGTCCCTTAAAAAGCTGCACCTTAGCTATGCGAACTTCAGAGACGACGAATCTGTTTGCAACCTTTTATGTGGTTGCCCTAGTCTCGAAGATTTGGTTGTGCAGCGAAGGGGCAGTTATGATGGGGTGATCACTTTCACTATTGCGGTGCCATCATTACAGAGACTAACCATAGTAGATACATTCCGAGGAACATGTCGGGGAGGCTATGCGATAAACGCCCCTTCTTTGAAATACTTGAACATCAAAGGAGTCGGGTTGTTAAGTTTTTCGTTATTTAGGACTCAACGCACCGAGTCGTATGGGTTTTGTCTTATTGAGAATGCTCCAGAACTGGTGGAGGCAAAAATCACTGGCTTTACTGATATAAATTTACACAACGAAAACATTTTTGTATCTCTAACTTCAGCCAAACGTCTTTCCTTCGACTTTTCACCCTTCAAG ATCAAGTGTCCTACTGGTATTACCTTCTATCAGCTGGTATCTTTGGAGCTGAATACAAGGAAAAGTGAATGGTCGATTCTACTTGCGCGCATGCTCGATAGTTCTCCTAAATTGCAAATCCTCAAGTTCGTCAACAAC GTATACTTGTACCACGACAACAAAGTATCCACTTTTCCATTGGCCGGGGAATGGGAGCAACGTCCTAAATGTGTACCAGAATGTTTGTTGTTCCATCTTGAGACACTCGTGTGGACAGGATACATATGGGATCGTAAAGATGATAGAGAAGTGGCAACATACATTTTAAAGAACGCAAGACACTTGAAGAAAGCAACCTTCTACACAGAACCCATCCAGCTGGAATATTTCCAAACGTTGGAAGAGAAACATGAGATGCTCAACGAGTTGGCTAGTGTAGTTAGGGCTTCAAGTTCATGTCACCTCGTCTTCGAATCATCCAACTAA